In one window of Henckelia pumila isolate YLH828 chromosome 1, ASM3356847v2, whole genome shotgun sequence DNA:
- the LOC140874132 gene encoding uncharacterized protein — translation MAGLDDESSHGSVGHWGDDADDRGYQREPRQRHHKGHLNDGNRRFDMHRFIQMGPKPLVEGESSDVAEYWLDRMEGCFHVFHNTEEKRLEAINFLVERRTKKWCKSVATPILQEHGRVTWVDFCTAFMKLYFPPTLRQAKSIELLSLKQALCDYLTSYEGLVNKCRQAKISLRWGRSLTSTRPFGSLGPRAQSFKKFGSTTTTSLGSGGVMRFWKKGQCDHCAVENEKVITCMFLLCGIPAFILIDTGASHSFISSQFFKRHKLPYISLELVLSVSTATGQSVLAKCLVVGRPLEFEGNVLKANLMILSMEDFDCILVIDVLNTYRASLYCYQRLVWFHPIGDDSCFFYGEGVRPPIPLVSALRACQALESGGEGYLIYAIGFPTEGVGIGYFPLVNEFPDVFSDEILEFPSVREVEFVIELM, via the exons ATGGCGGGACTTGATGACGAGAGTAGTCATGGCAGTGTGGGTCATTGGGGCGATGATGCTGACGATCGTGGATATCAGAGGGAGCCTCGACAGAGACACCATAAGGGACATCTTAATGACGGAAATCGTCGTTTTGACATGCATAGGTTTattcagatgggtcctaagccgtTAGTCGAAGGAGAGTCATCTGATGTTGCGGAATATTGGCTGGACCGGATGGAAGGATGTTTCCATGTCTTTCATAACACCGAGGAGAAACGTTTGGAGGCTATTAATTTCCTAGTAGAAAGACGCACGAAGAAGTGGTGTAAATCTGTGGCTACCCCGATACTACAGGAGCATGGTAGGGTTACTTGGGTTGATTTCTGCACCGCCTttatgaagttgtattttcCACCTACGCTCCGTCAAGCCAAGTCCATTGAGCTCTTGAGTCTGAAACAAG CATTGTGTGATTATCTGACATCTTATGAAGGTCTAGTGAACAAGTGTCGTCAAGCCAAGATCAGCTTGAGATGGGGGAGATCTCTTACTTCTACTCGACCTTTTGGATCTTTGGGTCCTCGTGCCCAGTCTTTTAAGAAGTTTGGATCTACAACTACAACTTCTTTGGGATCTGGTGGAGTTATGCGTTTTTGGAAGAAGGGccagtgtgatcattgtg CTGTGGAGAATGAGAAGGTGATAACGTGTATGTTTCTTTTATGCGGTATACCTGCTTTCATtcttattgatactggtgcatctcattctttcatttctTCGCAATTTTTCAAGCGTCACAAGTTACCTTATATTTCCCTAGAATTAGTACTTTCTGTTTCTACAGCAACTGGTCAGTCAGTGTTGGCTAAATGTCTAGTTGTGGGtcgccctttagagtttgaaggtaaTGTTCTGAAAGCGAATCTCATGATACTATCGATGGAAGATTTTGACTGCATATTGGTTATTGATGTGTTGAACACGTACCGAGCTTCATTGTACTGTTACCAGAGACTTGTATGGTTTCATCCGATTGGGGATGATAGTTgttttttctatggtgagggagtgcgACCTCCGATTCCTTTGGTGTCCGCTCTGAGAGCATGTCAAGCTTTAGAGTcaggcggggaaggctacctcatctatgctaTTGGTTTTCCCACTGAGGGTGTTGGTATAGGTTATTTTCCACTTGTTAATGAATTTCCTGATGTTTTTTCTGATGAGATTTTGGAGTTTCCTTCTGTTCGGGAAGTTGAGTTTGTCATTGAGTTAATGTAA